In one Lolium rigidum isolate FL_2022 chromosome 3, APGP_CSIRO_Lrig_0.1, whole genome shotgun sequence genomic region, the following are encoded:
- the LOC124698580 gene encoding uncharacterized protein LOC124698580 has product MCSLGELALVPQPGTSEAASMECANGTSAGAGVGAVGNRLKESEFREQIVKLAGIACHEDEEKSRIELLEKLKGCNKLGLIEMCRYFDVRGSTSTRKDDIVTILMEFLMEHGSRMDCTDPDKKLRKRKRNRDGADLSGGDPSKKRKPDGTVLETHGEEEAAGKKCVKDRTNCSDFHLRGNRNVCTDNKTGQFSKGKAKPDQFEGVNGSMMEKLAVVPLPGLPIHTHEQILVTTPCAKFASDVENNSMDMKASTKKTTSVSKKKATHTTDRNEKFCGNNSSRGDVKPRKQAVRPTKDELRQAVFCILDTANFATMTFGEVVKAVDKYFGKDLFERKPLIRALIEEELFRLAEEAEKKELEEEAMGIKARAEQAAKASRKVGRVGSDIVKENGLQAGQDGKSKDAEKNYRSDNVEKDAGNGTSVKAVDNRSSDDAAESSQDGKGEVETDNETNCDGFAKDGDAGNIVQNANGDDGVEISKDGKAGSIVQNANGDDGVEIFKDGKTGNIVHNANGDDGVEILQDGKAEADRKNENNSDGFTKDGEAANIVQNANGDDGVEIFKDGKAETVKNCSGNTIGGSEGVKAGEDAGTKDGRTEECISGNGAEKVGDCGPEESNTNQKAGHVNCSEDGKSQEAGDNAKGQNTPSCGAECGNAKETTENASTEQSRIGEDDDGKAEDAEQNMKVQVDADSSNHGTAEDNAIANGDGQA; this is encoded by the exons ATGTGTTCCCTTGGTGAGCTCGCCCTAGTTCCCCAACCAGGAACAAGTGAGGCGGCGTCGATGGAATGCGCAAACGGGaccagcgccggcgccggcgtcggcGCCGTAGGGAATCGACTGAAG GAAAGTGAGTTCAGAGAACAAATTGTCAAACTTGCTGGGATTGCTTGCCATGAAGACGAG GAAAAATCACGGATAGAGCTATTGGAGAAGCTCAAAGGATGTAACAAGCTCGGGCTAATTGAAATGTGTCGTTATTTTGATGTCCGAGGATCAACATCCACTAGGAAG GATGATATAGTGACAATACTGATGGAGTTTTTGATGGAACACGGTTCTCGTATGGACTGCACAGACCCGGATAAG AAGCTTAGGAAAAGAAAGCGCAACAGGGATGGTGCGGATCTATCTGGTGGTGACCCTTCAAAA AAAAGGAAACCTGATGGAACTGTACTGGAAACTCATGGTGAAGAGGAAGCAGCTGGGAAAAAGTGTGTGAAGGATAGAACAAACTGTTCCGATTTTCACTTGAGGGGTAACAGAAATGTATGTACTGATAACAAGACAGGACAGTTTTCGAAGGGAAAAGCCAAACCTGACCAGTTTGAAGGGGTAAATGGCTCCATGATGGAGAAATTAGCTGTGGTTCCTCTCCCAGGACTGCCAATCCATACACATGAACAAATACTAGTTACAACACCATGTGCAAAGTTTGCTAGTGATGTTGAGAATAATAGCATGGACATGAAGGCTTCAACAAAGAAAACTACTTCTGTTTCCAAGAAAAAGGCAACCCATACGACAGATCGCAACGAGAAATTTTGTG GTAACAATTCGTCTAGAGGAGATGTGAAACCTCGAAAACAGGCAGTGAGACCAACTAAGGATGAGCTGAGACAAGCAGTCTTCTGCATCTTGGATACTGCAAATTTTGCCACG ATGACTTTTGGAGAAGTTGTAAAAGCAGTTG ACAAATACTTCGGCAAGGATTTATTCGAGAGAAAGCCACTGATAAGGGCCTTGATAGAGGAGGAGCTCTTTAGGCTAGCAGAGGAGGCTGAGAAGAAGGAACTGGAAGAGGAAGCAATGGGAATAAAAGCTAGAGCTGAGCAAGCTGCCAAGGCGAGCAGAAAAGTTGGAAGAGTGGGATCAGATATAGTAAAGGAAAATGGACTTCAAGCTGGTCAAGATGGTAAATCCAAGGATGCTGAAAAGAATTACAGAAGTGATAATGTTGAAAAAGACGCTGGAAATGGGACTTCTGTGAAGGCTGTCGATAACAGAAGTAGCGATGATGCTGCTGAAAGTTCACAAGATGGCAAAGGTGAAGTTGAGACAGATAATGAAACTAACTGTGATGGATTTGCCAAGGATGGCGATGCTGGAAACATTGTGCAGAATGcaaatggagatgatggtgtagaAATCTCCAAAGATGGCAAAGCTGGAAGCATTGTGCAGAATGcaaatggagatgatggtgtagaAATCTTCAAAGATGGGAAAACTGGAAACATTGTGCACAATGcaaatggagatgatggtgtagaAATCTTGCAAGATGGCAAAGCTGAAGCTGACagaaagaatgaaaataacaGTGATGGTTTTACCAAGGATGGTGAGGCTGCAAACATTGTGCAGAATGCAAACGGAGATGATGGTGTAGAAATCTTCAAAGATGGTAAAGCTGAAACTGTAAAGAACTGCAGCGGTAACACCATAGGAGGTTCTGAAGGTGTGAAAGCTGGAGAAGACGCGGGCACTAAAGATGGCAGAACTGAAGAATGCATAAGTGGAAATGGTGCAGAAAAAGTTGGTGACTGTGGGCCTGAAGAGTCTAACACTAACCAAAAGGCTGGGCATGTAAACTGTTCAGAAGATGGCAAATCCCAGGAAGCGGGTGACAATGCGAAGGGTCAAAATACCCCATCATGTGGTGCTGAATGTGGCAACGCAAAGGAGACCACGGAAAATGCAAGTACTGAACAAAGCCGAATaggcgaggatgatgatggtaAAGCTGAAGATGCTGAGCAGAATATGAAGGTCCAAGTTGATGCAGATTCAAGCAACCATGGTACTGCTGAGGACAATGCGATAGCTAATGGCGACGGCCAAGCCTAG